The following proteins are encoded in a genomic region of Chloroflexota bacterium:
- a CDS encoding 5-formyltetrahydrofolate cyclo-ligase, with product MNEDLSTRKQAIRESVWARLVAERQAAFPFPIRGRIPNFRGASAAAARLAEQPEFERARVVKVNPDAPQRPVRQRVLDARKLLLMPTPRLRGGFVVVDPARLDAGDRARASSIAGAFALGSLVPLVELPAIDLIVFGTVAVTARGARVGKGEGYAELEYATLRTLGRVGPNVPIATTVHDAQIVDSVPIEPFDVPVDLIVTPTRVIRCEPRLPKPSGVLWEYLSDRRLEEMPVLQELRRAGGDS from the coding sequence ATGAACGAAGATCTCAGCACGCGGAAGCAAGCTATTCGCGAATCGGTCTGGGCGCGGCTCGTCGCTGAGAGGCAGGCGGCGTTTCCCTTTCCGATTCGCGGTCGTATCCCGAACTTTCGGGGCGCGTCCGCGGCCGCCGCGCGCCTGGCCGAGCAACCGGAGTTTGAACGGGCGCGCGTGGTGAAAGTGAATCCCGACGCGCCCCAGCGGCCGGTACGGCAGCGCGTTCTCGACGCCCGGAAGCTCCTCCTCATGCCCACGCCGCGGCTGCGCGGCGGGTTCGTCGTCGTCGACCCGGCTCGCCTCGACGCGGGGGACCGCGCGCGCGCCTCCAGCATCGCCGGCGCGTTTGCCCTGGGCTCCCTGGTTCCCCTCGTCGAGCTGCCCGCCATCGACCTCATCGTCTTCGGAACAGTCGCCGTCACCGCGCGCGGCGCGCGCGTTGGGAAGGGTGAAGGCTACGCCGAGCTGGAGTACGCGACGCTGCGGACCCTGGGTCGCGTCGGCCCGAATGTGCCCATCGCGACGACGGTCCACGACGCGCAGATCGTCGACAGCGTTCCCATCGAGCCCTTCGACGTGCCCGTCGATCTCATCGTCACCCCAACGCGGGTGATCCGGTGCGAGCCGCGGCTTCCCAAGCCGAGCGGCGTGCTGTGGGAATATCTATCCGACCGCCGACTCGAGGAGATGCCGGTCCTACAGGAGCTCCGGCGGGCCGGCGGCGATTCGTGA
- a CDS encoding MFS transporter produces the protein MVSSPRPRPWLVRLPFYYGWVIVAVGFIASAFSIGLTWTAGLLAVPMAAELEWSGSAFFFAVSLRGWLGIVFTPIMGPYLDRPRGPRVLVLIGGLVNAVGVLLIPFVDSAWQFVVLFGVLGGIAQAAQTGISAAIVPKWFVRQRGMAVAVSTMGGGLTAVFLPPVVGVMTGASGWRSIWLVIGLLALVFGTLSALLLYREPEDLGLAPDGRTPGSERGVTPAGSIAEERSFTRTEALHTSVFWVLLVGIAVGSLANNGIPAMLAPIFVDRGFPFDVSAHSLAWYGVASTITKFAWGWAANRFSVRAVLLILTFFGALALPSVLIFPLVGPGLYAFLIGVYIGAYFFLSQM, from the coding sequence ATGGTTTCCTCCCCCAGGCCGCGCCCATGGCTCGTTCGCTTGCCGTTCTACTACGGCTGGGTGATTGTCGCCGTTGGATTCATCGCCTCGGCGTTTAGCATCGGCCTCACATGGACCGCCGGGCTGTTGGCCGTGCCGATGGCGGCGGAATTGGAGTGGAGCGGCTCCGCCTTCTTTTTCGCCGTTAGCCTGCGAGGTTGGCTCGGCATCGTGTTCACCCCGATCATGGGGCCGTACCTGGACCGGCCGCGAGGGCCGCGCGTGCTCGTCCTCATCGGCGGCCTTGTGAACGCCGTCGGCGTGCTCCTCATTCCGTTCGTCGACAGCGCTTGGCAGTTCGTCGTTCTCTTCGGCGTACTGGGCGGAATCGCACAGGCTGCGCAGACGGGGATCTCCGCAGCGATCGTACCAAAGTGGTTTGTGCGCCAGCGAGGAATGGCCGTTGCCGTATCGACGATGGGCGGCGGACTCACGGCGGTATTCCTCCCGCCAGTCGTCGGCGTCATGACGGGAGCGTCGGGCTGGCGGAGTATCTGGCTCGTGATCGGGTTGCTGGCGCTTGTCTTCGGCACGCTTTCCGCGTTGCTGCTCTATCGCGAGCCAGAAGATCTCGGGCTCGCACCGGACGGTCGGACTCCCGGGTCCGAACGCGGGGTCACACCGGCCGGCAGCATTGCGGAAGAACGGAGCTTCACGCGGACCGAAGCGCTCCATACGAGCGTCTTCTGGGTGCTGCTCGTGGGGATTGCCGTCGGGTCGCTGGCGAACAATGGGATCCCCGCCATGCTGGCGCCGATCTTTGTCGACCGCGGGTTCCCCTTTGACGTGTCGGCTCATTCGCTGGCGTGGTACGGCGTCGCGTCAACGATCACCAAGTTTGCCTGGGGGTGGGCGGCAAATCGGTTCTCGGTGCGCGCCGTGCTCCTGATCCTCACGTTCTTCGGCGCGTTGGCACTTCCGTCGGTCCTCATTTTCCCGCTCGTCGGCCCGGGCCTCTACGCATTTCTCATCGGCGTCTACATTGGCGCCTATTTCTTTCTCTCACAGATG